A genomic segment from Aegilops tauschii subsp. strangulata cultivar AL8/78 chromosome 1, Aet v6.0, whole genome shotgun sequence encodes:
- the LOC109745359 gene encoding probable polygalacturonase At1g80170, giving the protein MALLASAPLLLAALAGAVALLLPGAAEARVLLSLDDFGAVGDGIANDTQAFVDAWEAACATGGNTYLNVPAGKSYQIWPVTLAGPCRGEIKLMISGNIIAPESPEEWEDGDQGRWLHFTGVGDLSLSGGGIVDGRGHQWWAGACEDENCTSYRQHEVAPMALHFEDCQDVSVKGLTLQNSQRQHLVFTRCYNVEANYLRVTSPEYSPGTAGVLVVSSTNVHIKDDLFSVGGDCVSIVGNCSDVRLRAISCGPGLGISIGGLGENQSNHKIEKIKTDTMFISNTKNGVRVKTYEDGCGFARKVKFAQIMMRNVANPIVIDQHYSAANRGTQCGTPNGSAVAVENINYIDITGTSATERAVTFACSDAMPCRRLYLDGVNLTTAGGGSTSAFCHQAFGKHVGDVLPESCLGKEDFVQLQAAPTTGDAQDGEDAADW; this is encoded by the exons ATGGCGCTTCTTGCAAGTGCGCCGCTCCTGCTCGCGGCCCTCGCCGGCGCCGTCGCCCTCCTGCTGCCGGGCGCCGCCGAGGCCCGCGTCCTGCTCTCGCTCGACGACTTCGGCGCCGTCGGGGACGGCATTGCCAACGACACCCAG GCATTCGTCGACGCGTGGGAGGCGGCGTGCGCCACCGGCGGCAACACCTACCTCAACGTCCCCGCCGGCAAGTCCTACCAGATCTGGCCCGTCACGCTCGCCGGCCCCTGCCGCGGCGAGATCAAGCTCATG ATTTCCGGGAACATCATCGCGCCGGAGAGCCCGGAGGAGTGGGAGGACGGCGACCAAGGCAGGTGGCTCCACTTCACCGGCGTGGGGGACCTGTCTCTCAGCGGCGGCGGCATCGTCGACGGCCGGGGCCATCAATGGTGGGCGGGGGCCTGCGAGGACGAGAACTGCACCTCGTACCGCCAGCACGAGGTCGCCCCCATGGCGCTCCACTTCGAGGACTGCCAGGACGTGAGCGTCAAGGGCCTCACGCTGCAGAACAGCCAGCGGCAGCACCTGGTCTTCACCCGCTGCTACAACGTCGAGGCCAACTACCTCCGGGTCACCTCGCCGGAGTACAGCCCCGGCACCGCCGGCGTCCTCGTCGTCAGCTCCACCAACGTCCACATCAAGGATGACCTCTTCTCCGTAG GTGGCGACTGCGTGTCGATTGTGGGCAATTGCTCCGATGTCCGGCTGAGAGCCATCTCCTGCGGGCCTGGCCTCGGCATCAG CATTGGAGGCTTGGGCGAGAACCAGAGTAATCACAAGATAGAGAAGATCAAGACGGACACCATGTTCATCTCCAACACCAAGAACGGCGTACGCGTCAAGACCTACGAG GACGGCTGCGGCTTCGCGCGCAAGGTGAAGTTCGCGCAGATCATGATGAGGAACGTGGCCAACCCCATCGTCATCGACCAGCACTACTCCGCTGCCAACCGGGGAACTCAATGCGGCACGCCG AACGGGAGCGCGGTGGCGGTGGAGAACATCAACTACATCGACATCACCGGCACGTCGGCGACGGAGCGGGCGGTGACGTTCGCGTGCAGCGACGCCATGCCGTGCAGGCGCCTGTATCTGGACGGGGTGAACCTGACGACGGCCGGCGGGGGCAGCACGTCCGCGTTCTGCCACCAGGCGTTCGGGAAGCACGTCGGGGACGTCCTCCCGGAGTCGTGCCTCGGCAAGGAGGACTTCGTCCAGCTGCAGGCGGCCCCGACCACCGGAGACGCTCAAGACGGAGAAGATGCTGCTGATTGGTGA
- the LOC109745360 gene encoding arabinogalactan O-methyltransferase 2 — MMMSPKQLLTTILIVFSTLSFIKLLLLTHSASSSPARPGRSAWDAAGSGNGTAATDGLNAKEFALLRSVVAARAPCGLLVFGLSPQLLALAAVNSGQGAATAFVTDSAEDADSARRVLAGRGSAAVHRASYPDPAGEAWALLRRARASPVCGRPTGTVRKSGCRLALTSLPREVLDARWDVVVVDGPSGAGPGEPGRMGAIYTAAALARAAAGGAVDVAVHDMNRTVERWYAREYLCEDNLVAAKGRLWHFRVAAGGPPDAFCSSAPVQIL, encoded by the coding sequence ATGATGATGTCGCCGAAGCAGCTGCTGACCACCATCCTCATCGTCTTCTCCACGCTCTCCTTCATCAAGCTGCTCCTCCTCACCCACTCCGCATCGTCGTCGCCCGCGCGCCCCGGCCGGTCGGCCTGGGACGCCGCCGGCTCCGGCAACGGCACCGCGGCCACGGACGGCCTCAACGCCAAGGAGTTCGCGCTGCTCCGCTCCGTCGTCGCCGCGCGCGCGCCGTGCGGGCTGCTCGTGTTCGGCCTCTCGCCGCAGCTCCTCGCGCTCGCGGCCGTCAACTCCGGGCAGGGCGCCGCCACCGCCTTCGTCACCGACAGCGCGGAGGACGCGGACAGCGCGCGGCGCGTGCTCGCGGGGCGCGGCTCGGCGGCCGTCCACCGGGCCAGCTACCCCGACCCGGCCGGGGAGGCGTGGGCACTGctgcggcgcgcgcgggcgagccCCGTGTGCGGGCGCCCCACGGGGACGGTGCGCAAGTCCGGCTGCCGGCTGGCGCTGACCTCGCTGCCGCGGGAGGTGCTCGACGCGCGGTGGGACGTGGTCGTCGTCGACGGGCCGAGCGGGGCCGGGCCCGGGGAGCCGGGGCGGATGGGCGCCATATACACCGCGGCCGCGCTAgcgcgcgcggcggcgggcggcgcggtggACGTGGCGGTGCACGACATGAACCGGACGGTGGAGCGGTGGTACGCCAGGGAGTACCTCTGCGAGGACAACCTCGTCGCCGCCAAGGGGCGCCTCTGGCACTTCCGTGTCGCCGCCGGCGGGCCGCCGGATGCGTTCTGCTCGAGTGCTCCGG